In Pseudobythopirellula maris, a single window of DNA contains:
- a CDS encoding DUF2200 domain-containing protein, whose amino-acid sequence MPEHRIYRMAFAKVYPLYVQKAERKGRTQDEVDQIICWLTGYDTDGLKRQIDCGCDFEAFFAEAPALHPNASLIKGVVCGVRVEEVDDPLMQKIRFLDKLIDELAKGKAMEKILRA is encoded by the coding sequence ATGCCCGAGCACCGCATCTACCGAATGGCGTTCGCCAAGGTCTACCCGCTCTACGTGCAGAAGGCGGAGCGGAAAGGCCGCACGCAGGACGAGGTCGATCAGATCATCTGCTGGCTGACCGGCTACGACACCGATGGCCTCAAGAGACAGATCGATTGCGGGTGCGATTTCGAGGCCTTCTTCGCAGAGGCCCCAGCGCTCCATCCGAACGCATCGCTGATCAAGGGCGTGGTCTGCGGGGTGCGTGTCGAAGAGGTCGACGACCCGCTGATGCAAAAGATCCGCTTCCTGGACAAGCTCATCGACGAGCTCGCCAAGGGGAAAGCGATGGAGAAGATCCTGCGCGCGTGA